In a genomic window of Nyctibius grandis isolate bNycGra1 chromosome 4, bNycGra1.pri, whole genome shotgun sequence:
- the PLAU gene encoding LOW QUALITY PROTEIN: urokinase-type plasminogen activator (The sequence of the model RefSeq protein was modified relative to this genomic sequence to represent the inferred CDS: inserted 1 base in 1 codon; deleted 2 bases in 2 codons), with the protein MKLFIFLTVTLGTLVMGLDSFYTKMHYKLPYKRRSYHKECHCLNGGTCITYYLFSGINRCVCPEGYTGIHCELDTDSICYTENGEDYRGMATEDECRXWDLPSVIRRGHYHAHLKNALQLGLGKHSYCRNPNGRNSPWCYTKKGFTIQEMPCNIEKCGQLGRACGQRSISKYFKIVGGSQADVESQPWVAGIFQNIRGVDHFLCGGSLIDPCWVLTAAHCFHTPSKKPQDKSIYKVFLGKSILNVTDDKEQVFMVDAIISHPDFTDDTGGNENDIALIRIRTTSGQCAVESKYVRTVCLPEKNLYFQDNTRCEIAGYGKQDFYDIYYAQRLMSATVNLISQTKCKYEYYDNIRVTDNMVCAGDPTWMTDACKGDSGGPMVCEHNGRMTLYGIVSWGDGCAKENKPGVYTRVTQYLNWIDSNMNAVIAKSRFLPEPK; encoded by the exons ATGAAGTTATTCATCTTCCTCACAGTAACCCTGGGCACACTTGTCATGGGACTTGATTCT tTTTATACCAAGATGCACTACAAGCTGCCATATAAACGCAGATCATATCACAAGG AATGCCATTGTTTGAATGGAGGAACCTGCATTACTTATTACCTCTTTAGTGGAATTAATCGTTGCGTATGCCCGGAAGGATACACTGGGATTCACTGTGAACTAG aCACTGACAGCATATGCTATACTGAGAATGGGGAGGACTACAGAGGAATGGCAACAGAAGACGAATGTC CATGGGACCTTCCCTCAGTAATCAGGAGGGGTCATTACCATGCTCACTTGAAGAATGCTTTGCAGCTCGGACTGGGCAAACACAGCTACTGCAG AAACCCGAATGGAAGGAACAGTCCCTGGTGTTACACCAAAAAGGGATTCACCATTCAAGAAATGCCCTGCAACATAGAGAAGTGTGGTCAGTTAG GGAGAGCATGTGGCCAAAGGAGCATCAGCAAGTACTTCAAGATTGTTGGTGGAAGCCAGGCAGATGTTGAGTCTCAGCCTTGGGTAGCTGGTATCTTCCAAAACATAAGGGGTGTTGACCATTTTCTGTGCGGTGGCAGCCTCATTGACCCTTGCTGGGTGCTTACAGCAGCACACTGTTTTCATACTCC gtcaaaaaaaccacaagacaAATCTATCTACAAGGTCTTC TTAGGAAAGTCCATACTGAATGTCACTGATGATAAGGAACAAGTA TTCATGGTTGATGCCATCATCTCTCATCCTGACTTTACAGATGACACAGGTGGCAACGAGAACGATATTG CTTTGATAAGGATAAGAACAACTTCTGGACAGTGTGCAGTAGAATCCAAATATGTCAGAACAGTCTGCTTGCCAGAGAAGAATCTTTACTTCCAAGACAATACCCGGTGTGAAATAGCTGGCTATGGGAAACAAGATTTTT atgacatttACTATGCTCAAAGACTTATGTCAGCCACTGTGAACTTAATATCAcagacaaaatgcaaatatgaaTACTATGACAATATCAGAGTTACTGACAACATGGTCTGTGCTGGAGATCCCACATGGATGACTGATGCATGCAAG GGAGATTCCGGTGGCCCCATGGTCTGTGAGCACAATGGCAGGATGACGCTTTATGGGATTGTCAGCTGGGGAGATGGctgtgcaaaagaaaacaagcctgGCGTTTACACCAGAGTTACTCAATACCTTAACTGGATTGACTCCAATATGAATGCAGTAATCGCTAAGAGTCGTTTTCTCCCGGAACCAAAGTGA